From one Misgurnus anguillicaudatus chromosome 2, ASM2758022v2, whole genome shotgun sequence genomic stretch:
- the sf3a2 gene encoding splicing factor 3A subunit 2: MDFQHRAGGKTGSGGVASASESNRDRRERLRQLALETIDINKDPYFMKNHLGSYECKLCLTLHNNEGSYLAHTQGKKHQTNLARRAAKEAKDAPAQPAPEKVKVEVKKFVKIGRPGYKVTKQRDSESGQQSLLFQIDYPEVAEGIGPRHRFMSAYEQRIEPPDRRWQYLLFAAEPYETIAFKVPSREIDKGETRFWTHWNRETKQFFLQFHFKMEKAMPAAPGQAVSVGVKRPPSLITGLGPRSSGDSMPPPPPGGMHGMPPLPPGAPVPPHMPPPGALPPHLRPPLPTDGQTGMPPQ, encoded by the exons ATGGATTTCCAGCACAGAGCTGGAGGGAAAACGGGCAGCGGTGGCGTCGCGTCCGCCTCCGAGAGCAATCGAGACCGGCGCGAGCGTCTGCGGCAGCTCGCCCTGGAGACTATAGACATCAATAAAGATCCGTACTTCATGAAAAACCACCTGGGTTCATATGAGTGTAAACTGTGTCTCACGCTTCACAACAATGAGGGAAG TTATCTGGCTCACACACAGGGCAAGAAACATCAGACTAATCT AGCGAGACGAGCAGCAAAAGAGGCAAAAGATGCGCCTGCGCAGCCGGCTCCAGAGAAAGTTAAGGTGGAAGTGAAGAAATTTGTCAAGATTGGCCGACCCGGTTATAAAG TTACGAAACAGAGGGATTCAGAGAGCGGACAGCAGAGTCTACTTTTCCAG ATTGACTATCCAGAGGTAGCGGAAGGCATCGGACCAAGGCATCGGTTTATGTCAGCGTACGAGCAGAGAATCGAACCCCCGGACCGCCGTTGGCAGTACCTGCTGTTTGCTGCCGAGCCATACGAAACCATCGCTTTCAAG GTCCCCAGCCGTGAGATTGACAAAGGAGAGACTCGCTTTTGGACTCACTGGAATAGGGAAACAAAACAG TTCTTCCTGCAGTTTCACTTTAAGATGGAGAAAGCTATGCCAGCTGCACCGGGTCAAGCGGTGTCTGTCGGCGTCAAGCGTCCACCATCGCTCATCACTGGACTCGGGCCACGCTCATCCGGTGACTCCATGCCACCTCCACCCCCTGGAGGCATGCATGGAATGCCCCCATTGCCCCCTGGTGCCCCTGTACCACCCCATATGCCCCCACCAGGTGCTCTGCCTCCCCACCTGAGACCCCCCCTCCCCACAGATGGCCAAACTGGAATGCCACCACAATAA
- the plekhj1 gene encoding pleckstrin homology domain-containing family J member 1: MRFNEKELVFLSRQPSEKSAELGMRGPKRGDVVKKRVVKLIVNFLFYFRTDEEEPIGALLLEQCRVLREDDHVFSVTFLDEAERKYLFECDSQEQCVEWIDAIVKASYEFMRKNLIFYRTEIHRLTGKDPLEQYGISDETRFQVNSVLPPLPPTPPET, encoded by the exons ATGAGATTTAACGAGAAAGAGTTGGTGTTCCTGAGCCGTCAGCCGTCAGAGAAATCAGCCGAGCTCGGCATGAGAGGCCCGAAGAGAGGAGACG TGGTGAAGAAGCGTGTAGTGAAACTGATTGTTAATTTCCTGTTTTACTTTCGGACCGATGAGGAGGAG cCCATCGGTGCTCTGCTGTTGGAGCAGTGTCGGGTGCTGAGAGAAGATGATCACGTGTTCTCTGTTA CGTTTCTAGACGAGGCCGAGCGCAAGTATTTGTTTGAATGTGATTCTCAGGAACAGTGTGTCGAGTGGATAGATGCCATCGTTAAAGCCAG TTATGAATTCATGCGCAAAAACCTCATATTCTACCGCACAGAAATCCATCGGTTGACCGGCAAG GACCCTCTGGAGCAGTACGGGATATCAGATGAGACGCGTTTTCAGGTCAACAGTGTTCTTCCTCCACTGCCGCCAACCCCTCCAGAAACATAA
- the tpgs1 gene encoding tubulin polyglutamylase complex subunit 1, producing MAEKRRSGTVMSESKSAKCETDEEFLSQSGTSALLRGALLKLLESRSEDPVGFLAEHFGHLSSEVDDGGSEHQTVIRSLWHLSLAHHSQRSAFNNNVRVAYELLTQGGPRQRCIGGVRGALYTETLRCLCSEGGLSASTASPLLLRMRCHDYEAVPFELFRQGVLTCSVYTDYIRKSRRLYAAVASAPDRPAERALCQAVLATLQDALETADGCDVGRYLEASAKISPAKLAQAMAEARPPTQQQEGPTMDAQEFEDAAATLFIARVRMVT from the exons ATGGCAGAGAAGCGCCGGTCCGGTACCGTGATGTCCGAGTCAAAGTCAGCCAAATGTGAGACGGACGAAGAGTTTCTGTCTCAATCCGGAACGAGTGCGCTGCTCAGAGGAGCTCTGCTGAAGCTGCTCGAGTCCAGATCCGAGGACCCGGTCGGGTTTCTGGCCGAACATTTCGGTCATTTGTCGTCTGAGGTGGATGATGGAGGTTCGGAGCATCAGACTGTGATCAGATCGCTGTGGCACCTGAGCCTGGCCCATCATTCACAAAG ATCTGCGTTCAACAACAACGTCCGAGTGGCGTATGAGCTGCTGACGCAAGGCGGCCCTCGTCAGCGCTGTATCGGAGGGGTCCGTGGGGCCCTGTACACAGAGACGCTCCGGTGCCTGTGCAGCGAGGGAGGGCTCTCGGCCTCCACCGCCTCACCCCTGCTGTTGCGAATGCGGTGCCACGATTACGAGGCCGTGCCGTTCGAGCTTTTCCGGCAGGGTGTGCTCACCTGCTCTGTGTATACGGACTACATCCGCAAGTCCCGGCGCCTGTACGCGGCGGTGGCGAGCGCTCCGGACAGGCCCGCGGAGAGAGCGCTGTGCCAGGCCGTGCTCGCCACCCTCCAGGATGCGCTAGAGACGGCCGACGGATGTGACGTCGGACGTTACCTAGAGGCCAGCGCCAAGATCTCCCCTGCCAAACTGGCGCAGGCCATGGCGGAGGCGCGACCACCTACGCAACAACAGGAGGGTCCGACTATGGATGCGCAGGAGTTTGAAGACGCCGCCGCTACGCTTTTCATAGCTCGGGTGCGAATGGTCACCTGA